In a genomic window of Micromonospora cremea:
- a CDS encoding MerR family transcriptional regulator — protein sequence MPVVESDLHSIGELARASGLTVSALRFYDSAGVLEPALVDPVTGYRWYTDAQIAPARLVAGLRRVGMPVPEIAAAVRAEPAAVHRLLDTHLRRLADGLADARREVARLRALVDPAPTATTTLLLSPADLAAAVDAVRFAVGADPALPVLSGVLIDVEADGVRLVASDRHRLALARAGATVDGPSVRVLVPVDLIDRFRALLDAADTRPVRLTVAGADLRVAVAGRTLTGAALPYDFPDYRRLLREAVGERPAAYRIPVDVPALRAALTDPAAPTVDREHGGTQLAVTVLGLDDRGGLRLLPAADIPTADLPPDPLAGSDAIGTLRIGVNGAYLLDALDAAGGSQLVLELDGPIAPLAVRRPDDADTFSVLMPIRL from the coding sequence ATGCCCGTCGTGGAGAGCGACCTGCACAGCATCGGTGAGCTGGCCCGGGCCAGCGGCCTGACCGTCAGCGCGCTGCGCTTCTACGACTCGGCGGGCGTGCTCGAACCGGCCCTGGTCGACCCGGTGACCGGTTACCGCTGGTACACGGACGCGCAGATCGCCCCGGCCCGGCTGGTGGCCGGGCTGCGCCGGGTCGGCATGCCCGTGCCGGAGATCGCCGCGGCGGTGCGTGCCGAGCCGGCCGCGGTGCACCGGCTGCTCGACACGCACCTGCGCCGGCTGGCGGACGGGCTCGCCGACGCCCGCCGGGAGGTCGCCCGCCTCCGGGCCCTGGTCGACCCGGCGCCGACGGCGACCACCACGCTGCTGCTCTCCCCCGCCGACCTGGCCGCCGCCGTCGACGCGGTGCGCTTCGCCGTCGGCGCCGACCCGGCGCTGCCGGTGCTCTCCGGCGTGCTGATCGACGTGGAAGCGGACGGCGTCCGGCTCGTCGCCAGCGACCGGCACCGGCTCGCGCTGGCCCGGGCCGGCGCGACCGTCGACGGACCGTCGGTGCGGGTGCTCGTCCCGGTGGACCTCATCGACCGGTTCCGGGCGCTGCTCGATGCCGCCGACACCCGGCCGGTGCGGCTGACCGTGGCCGGTGCCGACCTGCGGGTCGCGGTGGCCGGCCGCACGCTGACCGGCGCCGCGCTGCCCTACGACTTCCCGGACTACCGGCGGCTGCTGCGGGAGGCCGTCGGTGAGCGACCGGCCGCGTACCGGATCCCGGTGGATGTGCCGGCGCTGCGGGCCGCGCTGACCGACCCGGCGGCCCCGACCGTGGACCGCGAACACGGCGGAACCCAGCTGGCGGTCACCGTGCTCGGCCTCGACGACCGGGGCGGCCTGCGCCTGCTGCCGGCCGCCGACATCCCCACCGCCGACCTGCCCCCGGACCCACTGGCCGGGTCCGATGCGATCGGCACGCTGCGGATCGGGGTGAACGGCGCGTACCTGCTGGACGCGCTGGACGCGGCCGGCGGGTCGCAGCTGGTCCTGGAGCTGGACGGGCCGATCGCCCCGCTGGCCGTACGCCGCCCGGACGACGCGGACACGTTCTCCGTGCTGATGCCGATCCGGCTCTGA
- a CDS encoding DsbA family protein produces the protein MSTPLQVTARLRDPVTTDDHVRGPADAPVTIVEYADFQCQFCGAAYPNLHELLRQRADTVRMVYRYFPIANVHPYAERAAETAEAAGVRGRFWEMHDWLYEHQDQLDPVHLSLGVEQLGLPPDELNAEVEGRVYADRVRRDFVGGIRSGVNGTPTLFVNEVRHDGGYDLPDLLTAVDAAANA, from the coding sequence ATGAGCACCCCGCTCCAGGTCACCGCCCGCCTCCGGGACCCGGTGACCACCGACGACCATGTCCGGGGGCCGGCCGACGCGCCGGTCACGATCGTCGAGTACGCCGACTTCCAGTGCCAGTTCTGCGGCGCCGCGTACCCCAACCTGCACGAGCTGCTACGGCAGCGGGCCGACACGGTACGGATGGTCTACCGCTACTTCCCGATCGCCAACGTCCACCCGTACGCCGAACGAGCCGCCGAGACGGCCGAGGCCGCCGGGGTCCGCGGTCGGTTCTGGGAGATGCACGACTGGCTCTACGAGCACCAGGACCAGCTGGACCCGGTGCATCTCTCGCTCGGCGTCGAGCAGCTCGGGCTGCCGCCGGACGAGTTGAACGCGGAGGTCGAGGGCCGGGTGTACGCCGACCGGGTGCGCCGGGACTTCGTCGGCGGGATCCGCAGCGGGGTGAACGGCACCCCGACCCTTTTCGTCAACGAGGTCCGGCACGATGGCGGGTACGACCTGCCGGACCTGCTGACCGCCGTGGACGCCGCGGCAAACGCCTGA
- a CDS encoding redoxin domain-containing protein — MSDPNGLIQPGRPAPGFTLTSTPDGRQTGPEQFRGRPVVLAFYPADWSPVCGDQMSLYQAGAPVFEQYDAVLLGISVDSIWSHRAYARSQGIEFPLLADFEPKGEVARRYGAYTPQGEAARALVVLDQAGTVAWSYVSPPDVNPGADGIFDALDRLAADRGVMAR, encoded by the coding sequence ATGAGTGATCCGAACGGGCTGATCCAACCGGGGCGACCCGCGCCCGGCTTCACCCTGACGAGCACCCCGGACGGGCGGCAGACCGGGCCGGAGCAGTTCCGCGGCCGGCCGGTCGTGCTCGCCTTCTACCCCGCCGACTGGAGCCCGGTCTGCGGCGACCAGATGTCGCTCTACCAGGCGGGGGCGCCGGTGTTCGAGCAGTACGACGCGGTGCTGCTCGGCATCTCGGTGGACAGCATCTGGTCGCACCGGGCGTACGCGCGGAGCCAGGGCATCGAGTTCCCGCTGCTGGCCGATTTCGAGCCCAAGGGCGAGGTGGCCCGCCGGTACGGCGCGTACACCCCGCAGGGCGAGGCGGCCCGGGCGCTGGTGGTGCTCGACCAGGCCGGGACGGTGGCCTGGAGCTACGTCTCGCCACCGGACGTCAACCCGGGCGCGGACGGTATCTTCGACGCGCTGGACCGGCTCGCCGCCGACCGGGGGGTGATGGCCCGATGA
- a CDS encoding LuxR C-terminal-related transcriptional regulator, with translation MPEEQDRALVSTAPGHRGDPPLLASRLTPAVPPEPVVVRPRLLRRLDEGSAGPVTLVAAPAGWGKTTLLASWVRLAGGTEAGAGPAWVSVEAGDDGDRLWAYLAAALRAATGPTDGGPAAPVPDRPPRPDQLELLAAALAALDRPVLLVLDDLHRVADPAALTGLEFLLRHAEQRLHLVVGARAGLPLALHRLRLAGELTEIGTDELAFTDDEVADLLTAHGAPLPAAALHRLRERTGGWPAALRIAALALRGQPDPERWVAQFGGDQPEIAGYLQEEVLAAIDPADRDLLRRTALAETVCADLAEALTGRADAGRALADLAGAGGLLHREEGRPPWYRCDPLLADLLRAELARLPADELRELHARAADWYAGDGRPVDGLRHALAAGRWDRAGDLFVAHWPELTRYDSDPVPGPAPASPPPEVVRADPEVALACAAERAYAGDLPAATGHLRAAAGYADGLPVPRRDRFLRLATALELTLARLAGDPAEVRAAAARLLRTRPAGAGPTGVPGAAPRGVPGAAPSPAATGAPNHALAAGTGSAAEDADVRAFTGTALGLVELAAGALPDARFVRARAAAREAGRPRTELVGASRSALLLAVRGDLSAAEQAARDALGTAPSRGWSCRLDRGYAHLALAVVALHRDQPEEAAANLALAAPATGAVGSSGAESGNGWPTEPPAEPVAAAVAALCRAHLHRDAGDPAAGQRLLVRARESPAGRSAAAELANLLRAAEAELRAERGDLETARELLAGVTDDRADAALAVTLARVELRSGDIGAAGRALPDWQAPPAATWPLPVRLDAGLLDAMLAERGGDVRRAGRILEQVLDLAGPQGCRRVFTRAEPPVRDLLAAHLDAGTAHFELVSDLVRGAEQTTIRPPAEPGGTLDEPLTERELTILRYLQSILSNVEIASELSLSVNTVKTHVRNIYRKLDATRRREAVRRARELRLI, from the coding sequence GTGCCGGAAGAGCAGGATCGCGCGCTGGTCAGCACGGCGCCGGGGCATCGGGGAGACCCGCCGTTGCTGGCGTCCCGGCTGACCCCGGCGGTGCCGCCCGAACCGGTGGTGGTCCGGCCCCGCCTTCTGCGCCGGCTCGACGAGGGCAGCGCGGGACCGGTGACCCTGGTCGCCGCCCCCGCCGGCTGGGGCAAGACCACCCTGCTCGCCTCCTGGGTGCGGCTGGCCGGCGGCACCGAGGCCGGCGCGGGGCCGGCGTGGGTGTCGGTGGAGGCCGGCGACGACGGCGACCGGCTCTGGGCGTACCTGGCGGCGGCGCTGCGTGCGGCGACCGGGCCGACGGACGGTGGCCCGGCGGCCCCGGTGCCCGACCGGCCGCCGCGCCCCGACCAGCTGGAGTTGCTGGCCGCGGCCCTCGCCGCCCTGGACCGACCGGTGCTGCTGGTCCTGGACGACCTGCACCGGGTCGCCGACCCGGCGGCGCTCACCGGGCTGGAGTTCCTGCTCCGGCACGCCGAGCAGCGGCTGCATCTGGTGGTCGGGGCCCGGGCCGGGCTGCCGCTGGCCCTGCACCGGCTCCGTCTCGCCGGCGAGCTGACCGAGATCGGCACGGACGAGCTGGCCTTCACCGACGACGAAGTCGCCGACCTGCTCACCGCGCACGGGGCGCCGCTGCCGGCCGCCGCCCTGCACCGGCTTCGCGAGCGCACCGGGGGCTGGCCGGCCGCGCTGCGGATCGCCGCGCTGGCGTTGCGCGGGCAACCCGATCCGGAACGCTGGGTGGCACAGTTCGGCGGCGACCAACCGGAGATCGCCGGCTACCTGCAGGAGGAGGTGCTCGCCGCGATCGACCCCGCCGACCGGGACCTGCTGCGCCGCACCGCTCTCGCCGAGACCGTCTGCGCGGACCTGGCCGAGGCGCTGACCGGCCGCGCCGATGCCGGGCGGGCCCTGGCCGACCTGGCCGGGGCCGGCGGTCTGCTGCACCGGGAGGAGGGCCGTCCGCCGTGGTACCGCTGCGACCCCCTGCTGGCCGACCTGCTCCGGGCCGAGCTGGCCCGGCTGCCCGCCGACGAGCTGCGTGAGCTGCACGCGCGGGCGGCCGACTGGTACGCCGGTGACGGGCGGCCGGTTGACGGGTTGCGGCACGCGTTGGCCGCCGGCCGGTGGGACCGGGCCGGCGACCTGTTCGTCGCGCACTGGCCGGAGCTGACCCGGTACGACTCCGACCCGGTGCCCGGCCCGGCCCCCGCGTCCCCGCCGCCGGAGGTGGTCCGCGCCGACCCGGAGGTGGCGCTGGCCTGCGCCGCCGAGCGGGCGTACGCCGGCGACCTGCCGGCCGCCACCGGCCACCTGCGCGCCGCCGCCGGGTACGCCGACGGCCTGCCGGTGCCCCGCCGGGACCGGTTCCTGCGGCTGGCCACCGCGCTGGAGCTGACCCTGGCGCGGCTCGCGGGCGACCCGGCCGAGGTCCGGGCCGCCGCCGCCCGGCTGCTGCGGACCCGTCCGGCCGGCGCCGGCCCGACCGGAGTGCCGGGTGCCGCGCCGAGGGGGGTGCCGGGTGCCGCGCCGAGCCCGGCGGCGACCGGGGCGCCGAACCATGCGCTGGCCGCGGGTACGGGCAGCGCCGCCGAGGATGCGGACGTGCGGGCGTTCACCGGCACCGCCCTGGGCCTCGTCGAGCTGGCCGCCGGCGCGCTGCCCGACGCCCGGTTCGTCCGGGCGCGGGCTGCGGCCCGCGAGGCCGGCCGGCCGCGTACCGAGTTGGTCGGCGCCAGCCGCTCCGCGCTGCTACTCGCGGTGCGTGGCGACCTGAGCGCGGCCGAGCAGGCGGCCCGGGACGCGCTGGGCACGGCGCCGTCCCGGGGCTGGTCCTGCCGGCTCGACCGCGGCTACGCCCACCTCGCGTTGGCGGTGGTGGCGTTGCACCGCGACCAGCCCGAGGAGGCCGCGGCCAACCTCGCCCTCGCCGCCCCGGCGACCGGCGCGGTCGGCTCCTCCGGGGCGGAGTCCGGGAACGGCTGGCCGACAGAGCCGCCCGCCGAGCCGGTGGCGGCGGCGGTGGCCGCCCTCTGCCGGGCGCACCTGCACCGCGATGCCGGTGACCCGGCCGCCGGCCAGCGGCTGCTCGTGCGGGCCCGCGAGTCGCCGGCCGGCCGGTCGGCCGCCGCCGAGCTGGCGAACCTGCTGCGGGCCGCCGAGGCCGAGCTGCGGGCCGAGCGGGGCGACCTGGAAACCGCCCGCGAGCTGCTCGCCGGTGTCACCGACGACCGGGCCGACGCCGCGCTCGCGGTGACGCTGGCCCGGGTGGAGCTGCGGTCCGGCGACATCGGCGCGGCCGGGCGCGCGCTGCCGGACTGGCAGGCGCCGCCGGCCGCGACCTGGCCTTTGCCGGTACGCCTCGACGCCGGCCTGTTGGACGCAATGCTGGCCGAGCGGGGCGGGGACGTGCGCCGGGCCGGCCGGATTCTGGAGCAGGTCCTCGACCTCGCGGGCCCGCAGGGCTGCCGCCGGGTCTTCACTCGCGCCGAACCGCCGGTGCGGGACCTGCTGGCGGCGCACCTGGACGCGGGTACGGCACACTTCGAGCTGGTCAGTGACCTGGTCCGGGGGGCCGAGCAGACCACCATCCGGCCACCGGCCGAGCCGGGGGGCACCCTCGACGAGCCACTCACCGAGCGGGAGCTGACCATCCTGCGGTACCTGCAGAGCATCCTGTCCAACGTGGAGATCGCCAGCGAGTTGTCGCTCTCGGTCAACACGGTGAAGACGCACGTCCGCAACATCTACCGCAAGCTCGACGCGACCCGCCGGCGTGAGGCGGTCCGGCGGGCGCGCGAGCTGCGGCTGATCTGA
- a CDS encoding STAS domain-containing protein — MSLSIVKSVLSGGVVEIAPRGEIDVDTAYEVREAIAEVLAKGRPLRIELNMRLVTFIDSVGISAMVAGFQTAEVSGVKLVVTEPSRFVHRQLWVTGLLGLFGAPEPYFAGAAAPEVLPGA, encoded by the coding sequence GTGAGCCTGTCGATCGTGAAGTCGGTTCTGTCCGGTGGTGTCGTGGAGATCGCCCCGCGCGGCGAGATCGACGTCGACACAGCGTACGAGGTACGCGAGGCGATCGCGGAGGTGTTGGCCAAGGGCCGCCCCCTGCGCATCGAGCTGAACATGAGGCTGGTCACCTTCATCGACTCGGTCGGCATCAGCGCGATGGTGGCCGGCTTCCAGACCGCCGAGGTCAGCGGCGTCAAGCTGGTGGTCACCGAGCCGAGCCGGTTCGTGCACCGGCAGCTCTGGGTGACCGGCCTGCTCGGCCTCTTCGGCGCCCCCGAGCCGTACTTCGCCGGTGCCGCCGCCCCCGAGGTGCTTCCCGGCGCCTGA
- a CDS encoding saccharopine dehydrogenase family protein → MAQERTYDVVLFGATGFTGGLTAEYLARHAPSELRWALAGRNPGRLAAVRDRLAAIDPTLAGLPLLIADVTDADSLRAVAESARVVASTVGPYIHHGEPLVAACARAGTDYLDISGEPEFVDLMYVRHHAEAIGTGARLVHACGFDSVPHDLGVWFTIKQLPADVPITVDGYVRAGGKFSAGTYHSALTAFSRTGQASRAARDRRAVEPRPTDRRVRAVRGRLTRSAELGIWTVPLPTIDPQVVRRSAAARPEYGPDFRYRHFAAVKRLPTVLAGAAGLGALVGLVKLPPTRRWLLGRLASGHGPTPQQRAASWFRVRFVGAGGGHRVVTEVAGGDPGYDETAKMLAESALCLALDDLPSTSGQLTPVAAMGDALLDRLIRAGLTFRVLKQEASARAPEAADRTAATPDAGSAA, encoded by the coding sequence ATGGCGCAGGAGCGGACGTACGACGTGGTGCTGTTCGGAGCCACCGGGTTCACCGGGGGGCTGACCGCCGAATACCTGGCCCGGCACGCGCCGTCCGAGCTGCGCTGGGCGCTGGCCGGCCGTAACCCGGGCCGCCTCGCCGCCGTACGGGACCGGCTCGCCGCCATCGACCCGACGCTGGCCGGGCTGCCGCTGCTCATCGCCGATGTGACCGACGCCGACTCCCTGCGCGCGGTGGCGGAGAGCGCCCGGGTGGTGGCCAGCACGGTCGGCCCGTACATCCACCATGGGGAACCGCTGGTCGCGGCCTGCGCCCGGGCCGGCACCGACTACCTGGACATCTCCGGCGAGCCGGAGTTCGTCGATCTGATGTACGTCCGTCACCACGCCGAGGCGATCGGCACCGGCGCGCGGCTGGTGCACGCCTGCGGGTTCGACTCCGTCCCGCACGACCTGGGCGTCTGGTTCACCATCAAGCAGCTGCCCGCCGACGTGCCGATCACCGTGGACGGGTACGTCCGTGCCGGCGGCAAGTTCTCCGCCGGCACATACCACTCCGCGCTCACCGCGTTCTCCCGCACCGGGCAGGCCAGCCGGGCCGCCCGGGACCGCCGGGCGGTCGAGCCGCGCCCCACCGACCGCCGGGTCCGGGCGGTGCGGGGCCGGCTGACCCGCTCGGCGGAGCTGGGCATCTGGACCGTGCCGCTGCCCACCATCGATCCGCAGGTGGTACGCCGGTCGGCGGCGGCCCGGCCGGAGTACGGCCCGGACTTCCGCTACCGGCACTTCGCCGCGGTGAAGCGGCTGCCGACCGTACTGGCCGGGGCTGCCGGGCTCGGCGCGCTGGTCGGGCTGGTGAAGCTGCCGCCCACCCGGCGCTGGCTGCTCGGCCGGCTCGCGTCCGGGCACGGGCCCACCCCGCAGCAACGGGCGGCGTCCTGGTTCCGGGTCCGGTTCGTCGGCGCCGGCGGCGGGCACCGGGTGGTCACCGAGGTGGCCGGCGGCGACCCGGGCTACGACGAGACGGCGAAGATGCTCGCCGAGTCGGCGCTCTGCCTGGCGCTCGACGATCTGCCGTCGACCAGCGGGCAGCTCACCCCCGTCGCCGCGATGGGCGACGCGCTGCTCGACCGGCTCATCCGGGCCGGGCTCACCTTCCGGGTCCTGAAGCAGGAGGCCTCGGCCCGGGCGCCCGAGGCCGCCGACCGGACGGCCGCCACGCCGGACGCGGGGTCGGCGGCTTGA
- a CDS encoding IS982 family transposase, whose translation MTTDINTLLTALYVKIDDWLGQPRRSGRPPKLSDAELLTLAVAQVLLGIRSEAPWLRFVPAHLPAAFPYLPGQSGYNKRLRAALPLLKRAIRAVAADTDLWTDSAWVLDSTPVECGRSRPTARRSRLARWASYGYCPSHSRWFWGLRLHLICTPAGLPVTWALASPKVDERQVLTAVLEHDPDLVAQRPGLLIIADKGYASAELDRWLAERRVRLLRPSYRNRTPRPDEHLLKPIRQLIESVNDTLKGQLDLELHGGRSIEGVAARVAQRLLALTAAIWHNRATGQPLTRSLIAYDH comes from the coding sequence GTGACGACAGACATCAACACCCTTCTCACCGCACTCTACGTGAAGATCGACGACTGGCTGGGGCAGCCCCGCAGGTCCGGTCGGCCACCGAAGCTGTCAGACGCCGAGCTGTTGACACTCGCGGTGGCTCAGGTGCTGCTCGGGATCCGGTCCGAGGCCCCCTGGCTGCGGTTCGTTCCCGCGCATCTGCCCGCAGCGTTTCCCTATCTGCCGGGCCAGTCCGGCTACAACAAGCGCCTACGAGCCGCCTTGCCGCTCCTCAAGCGGGCGATCAGAGCGGTAGCCGCGGACACCGACCTGTGGACCGACTCCGCCTGGGTGCTCGACTCCACCCCGGTCGAGTGCGGCCGGTCCCGGCCCACCGCGCGCCGCTCACGGTTGGCGCGATGGGCCAGCTACGGCTACTGCCCGTCGCACTCGCGCTGGTTCTGGGGCCTGCGGCTACACCTGATCTGCACCCCGGCCGGCCTGCCGGTCACCTGGGCCCTGGCCAGCCCGAAAGTCGACGAACGGCAGGTGCTGACCGCCGTACTCGAACACGACCCGGACCTGGTGGCCCAACGCCCCGGTTTGCTGATCATCGCGGACAAAGGCTACGCGTCCGCCGAGCTGGATCGCTGGCTGGCCGAACGCAGGGTGCGGCTGCTACGACCTTCCTACCGCAACCGCACCCCACGCCCCGACGAGCACCTGCTCAAACCGATCCGGCAACTCATCGAGTCGGTCAACGACACCCTCAAGGGCCAACTCGACCTCGAGCTACACGGCGGCCGCAGCATCGAAGGCGTCGCCGCCCGCGTCGCGCAACGACTCCTCGCGCTGACCGCCGCCATCTGGCACAACCGGGCCACCGGACAACCCCTGACCAGATCCTTGATCGCCTACGACCACTGA
- the serS gene encoding serine--tRNA ligase: MLDMELIRKDREAVATALAKRLDPAEVNRALDEIQRLDQERRALITEIDAERQRRKAEARAYAQAKRAGTEPQVTAPEAERKQLAELESQLDEVQARLRDAMSELPNLPSDDVLPGGKEANRVVKTFGEPPAIEKVRDHVELSRALGLVDYDRGVKLGGSGFWMYTGVGARLEWALLNYFIDQHIRAGYEFLLPPHLLLDSAGFAAGQFPKFYDDVYHLDRDSAPRGQFLLPTSETAILGAYQDEILDTTTLPLKAFAYTPCYRRESAGSHSDERGTVRGHQFNKVEIFQFTLPEQADAALEEMLAHAESLVEGLGLHYQRTLLSAGDASASMRKTLDIEVWMPSTGKYKEVSSVSWAGDYQARRAAIRYREPGGKQTRFVHTLNGSALATSRLFPAILEQYQQADGSVLIPEVLRDRLGTDRLTPLR, from the coding sequence ATGCTCGACATGGAGTTGATCCGGAAGGATCGCGAGGCGGTGGCGACCGCGCTGGCGAAGCGACTGGATCCCGCCGAGGTCAACCGGGCCCTGGACGAGATCCAGCGGCTCGACCAGGAACGGCGCGCCCTCATCACGGAGATCGACGCCGAGCGGCAGCGCCGCAAGGCGGAGGCCCGGGCGTACGCGCAGGCGAAGCGCGCCGGCACCGAGCCGCAGGTCACCGCGCCGGAGGCGGAGCGCAAGCAGCTCGCCGAGCTGGAGTCCCAGTTGGACGAGGTGCAGGCCCGGCTGCGCGACGCGATGAGCGAGCTGCCGAACCTGCCCAGCGACGACGTCCTCCCCGGCGGCAAGGAGGCGAACCGGGTCGTCAAGACCTTCGGCGAGCCGCCGGCCATCGAGAAGGTCCGTGACCACGTGGAGCTGTCCCGGGCGCTGGGCCTGGTCGACTACGACCGCGGCGTCAAGCTCGGCGGCTCCGGCTTCTGGATGTACACGGGGGTCGGCGCCCGGCTGGAGTGGGCGCTGCTGAACTACTTCATCGACCAGCACATCAGGGCCGGGTACGAGTTCCTGCTCCCGCCGCACCTGCTGCTCGACTCGGCCGGCTTCGCCGCCGGGCAGTTCCCGAAGTTCTACGACGACGTCTACCACCTGGACCGGGACAGCGCCCCGCGCGGGCAGTTCCTGCTGCCCACCTCGGAGACGGCGATCCTCGGCGCGTACCAGGACGAGATCCTGGACACCACGACGCTGCCGCTGAAGGCGTTCGCGTACACCCCGTGCTACCGGCGCGAGTCGGCCGGCTCGCACTCGGACGAGCGCGGCACGGTGCGCGGCCACCAGTTCAACAAGGTGGAGATCTTCCAGTTCACCCTGCCCGAGCAGGCCGACGCGGCGCTGGAGGAGATGCTCGCCCACGCGGAGAGCCTGGTGGAGGGGCTGGGCCTGCACTACCAGCGCACCCTGCTCTCCGCCGGTGACGCCAGCGCCTCGATGCGGAAGACCCTCGACATCGAGGTGTGGATGCCGAGCACCGGCAAGTACAAGGAGGTGTCGTCGGTCTCCTGGGCCGGCGACTACCAGGCCCGCCGGGCGGCCATCCGCTATCGCGAGCCGGGCGGCAAGCAGACCCGCTTCGTGCACACCCTCAACGGCTCGGCGCTGGCCACCAGCCGGCTCTTCCCGGCCATCCTGGAGCAGTACCAGCAGGCCGACGGCTCGGTGCTGATCCCCGAGGTCCTCCGCGACCGCCTGGGCACCGACCGCCTGACCCCTCTGCGCTAG
- a CDS encoding BON domain-containing protein has translation MAIATITRTDQDIQSAVLDELTWEPRVQPHEIGVTVAEGVVTLTGRVDSYAKKWAAERAAHRVARVRALANDLTVRLAGEAERADPDLAAAAGHTLEWDAFVPVEKLQVTVSAGWVTLHGEVEWEYQRRAAERAVSRLTGVRGVSNGITVRPSAVPTGRDLAERIVDALARAGATEAERISVRVHGDTAVLAGLVHSMPERAEVEEVAWSAPGIREVQNHIAVAPVLR, from the coding sequence ATGGCCATCGCGACGATCACCCGTACCGACCAGGACATCCAGTCCGCCGTACTCGACGAGCTGACCTGGGAACCGCGGGTGCAGCCGCACGAGATCGGCGTGACCGTCGCCGAGGGCGTCGTCACGCTGACCGGGCGGGTGGACAGCTACGCGAAGAAATGGGCCGCCGAGCGGGCCGCGCACCGTGTCGCACGGGTCCGGGCACTCGCCAACGACCTGACGGTCCGGCTTGCCGGAGAGGCGGAACGCGCCGACCCTGACCTGGCCGCCGCGGCCGGCCACACGCTGGAGTGGGATGCGTTCGTACCCGTCGAGAAGCTCCAGGTCACGGTCTCGGCCGGCTGGGTGACGTTGCACGGCGAGGTCGAGTGGGAGTACCAGCGACGGGCCGCCGAGCGGGCGGTCAGCAGGCTGACCGGCGTACGCGGGGTGAGCAACGGGATCACCGTCCGGCCGTCCGCCGTGCCGACCGGACGGGATCTGGCCGAGCGGATCGTCGACGCGCTGGCTCGGGCCGGGGCCACCGAGGCCGAGCGGATCAGCGTCCGGGTACACGGCGACACCGCGGTGCTCGCGGGGCTGGTGCACTCGATGCCCGAGCGGGCCGAGGTGGAGGAGGTGGCCTGGTCCGCGCCCGGGATCCGAGAGGTGCAGAACCACATCGCGGTCGCCCCGGTGCTGCGCTGA